The Tolypothrix sp. PCC 7712 region GGCGTTGGTGTAACCTAAAGCCACTAATTCAGCAATTTGCAATTCCCGAGGTGTTAGGCGATCGCACTTGAAATTATGAGATTGCGATCGCATTGTCGCATTCCAAATCGAGAGGTGCAGGCACAGCGCACTTAAATCGGCTAAATTTTGGGCATCAAATGCAGCCATTTTCTGTTCGCGGGTAAAGCCAATTGCACCTACTAATTTTCCCTCACTGACAATCGGCCCTGCCATGACGTGCCAATGATCGCTTCGGGGACAAATCATTCTCCAGACATGGGGTGATGTTACTAAGGCTTCATGAACTGGAGTATGACGTTCCACCAAGTAACGTGCAACTGGATTATGTTCGATTGATAGTGCAATTTCTAGTATTTTCTGCAGTTTGCGATCTAAAAGGCGTAGTTGATCAAAGAAAAAAACGCCACATTTTTTAGTCGTAAAATACTCACCGAGTTTCGGCACAACTTGCGATCGCAATTCCTGTTCATTCTGGGCCTGGTTGATGGCTTCAAAGAGCATCTGCAAGGAATTTCTCATAATTATTGTGTCGAAAACTGTACACGATCGAGGACTGGGCGAGCTAAGTCTCTTCTCCTAATCTTAGTTTTAGTGTAAATCACAGGAGAACCGCCGATGTCTCAGTATGCTCATCCTGAAGTTCTGATCGATACGCAATGGCTGATGGATCGTCTCAACGATTCTAGTGTGCGGGTGGTTGAGGTGGATATGAGTCCAGAACCATACAAAAATGCTCACATCCCTGGTGCAGTCTTTTGGAATATCTTCACGGATATCTTAACTCCCGATTTGCGGATCAATTTAGATCCCACATCTATAGAAAAGCTGCTTTCGCGATCGGGTATTTCCCCTGACACAACAGTCGTCGCCTATGGTAGCTATCCTGGAACCGGAGGTTGGATTTTCTGGCTGTTGCAACTCTTTGGGCATAACCGCGTATATATTCTCAATGGCGGTTATCAGAAATGGGTCGCAGAAGGTCGGCCACTAGCAACAGAGTTGTCTACTTTTACACCCACACACTACCAAGCCAAAGCACCCGATGCTAACTTGCGGGTTTTGCTGGCGGAAGTTCAAGCCTCTTTGCAGCAAACAGAGCGTGTATTATTAGATGTGCGTACTCCTCAAGAGTACAATGGCGAACTATTCATGATGCAGCCGCCACAAGGAACAGAACGCGCCGGACATATTCCGGGTGCAGTCCATATTGAACATACCTTGACTTTGAATGCAGATGGAACATTCAAGTCAGCCGAACAGTTGCATCAGATCTACAGTAGTAAAGGGATTACGCCTGATAAGGAAGTATTTCCTTACTGTGCCATTGGTGGGCGATCGGCATATACTTGGTTTGTTTTGAAATATTTGTTGGGTTATCCCAAAGTCAGAAATTATGATGGTTCGTGGAATGAATGGGGACGCTTACCTGATGCACTGATTGAGCAATCATCAATCATTGTATGAAAAACTCCACCCACAAGGGGATGGAGTTTTTGGGCATGGGGAATGGGGCATCGGGGAGGCAGTGCGTTGCGGGGGTTCCCCCCGTTGTAGCAACTGCCGTCATGGGGAAGAAATTACCAATGCCCAATGCCCAATGCCCAATGCCCCAAGCGGCGGGGCAGCTGTCCCTCTCCACCCACAAGGGGATGGAGTTTCCCGCCGCTTTCAATCAATCATTCCTCGTTCTCCTCATCTTGCCTAACGCCTGATTTTTCATTTCTTCACTAATATATATGCATTAGCATAGTCAGGCATTTGTGCAATCTTCTTTCCAAATTCTTGGTGATTATTAAAAATACCTGCTAAAAAATCAAGCTGATGCAGGTTAGGTAAAAAAGCTCCGCCTGTGTCAGCAATCACGCCCATTTGCAGTTGCTTGCGTCCACTTATAGTATGCTCAAGTACAATGATTTTCCCTAAGCCAATATTGAGCACATCACCAGCAAAGGTGACTCCTGGTTTAATGGAAATTTTGGCATCAATTTTATAGCCATAACCTTTAATAGCATTGACTTTTCTAAAGTACCAGTAACGCTTTTGGGCAGTAGCTTTTAATCCCCGGATATAGGGCATTCCGTTGTTTCTATCAACATTGAAATATTCTTCTGTGCCATCGGTAAATTTAATTAATATTGTTCCCTCCATCAGGGCTTCTTCTAAACCTTGGCGGGTTAAATATGCAATGGGTTCAACTTTGCCATATTCTTTACCACCAGGTTCATAAATTCCTGAGAGCACATCTTGTTTGGTATATCTGGTATAGAATTTGTCAGCAGCTAAATTATCTTTTAGGCTATAAATTGGAATATTATATGTAGCTGTTTTTTTATGGGAGCCTGGGTGATTAAAAACAGCATATTTTGTAATTCGTAATTTTGGTTGATTGGTCTGCTTGGGGTTATAAGGAGTCCATTTGATGACTTTAAAATTGCTGTTAATAAAATTAGCATTTTGTAACCGCGTAGTGCGATTGTTAGCAATGTCCTCTTGTAAGACAGCAACCATGAAATCTAAGGTTTTGAGAACATCATCTATAGTTACTCCCTGAGTACCTAGCAGCCCTGTACGTAAAACATCAGGGTCTGCATTAGCATGGTCTTGATAATATTTTCTGGTATTGGTAAGAACAGTTAACAAATCTTTTTGGTTGAAGCTTATCTTTGTCGCTGGCAATTTACCAGCCGAGAAAACTTGACTATTATTAACACTAAATTTAAATTTCTTAAATTCATCAATTACATTATATTTTGTAGAGACTGATACTACACTCTGAGCCAATGTATTATTATCTGTATTGCTAGGTGTCCCAGCAGTTATTTGTTGAAGGGGCGCAAAATTTTGCCCACTTGCGGCAAGTATTTGAGCAGATTTAATTAAAGGAAGAAGGAAAGAGGATAAAGTTAGGGGTTTTTCCGACTCAGTAACAATATTCTGTGTAGTCTGATGTGCTGAAGCGATTTGTTTATCTTGTGACTGAGCCAAGAGATGACTATTGGCAAAACCAAAAAGTAATAAAGTAACAAAACCAACTGTAAAGCGATTTTTTTTGCTGAATATCATAAACATACTATTGAAAAAATTTCTATTGCTAGATAATAATTACACTTAGTTGATATCTGAACTAGTCAGCCTCAAAAAGGTTCCCTTTAACTGCAATCAGAAACTTTGTGGTTACAAATTTTGGCAAATATACCACAATTTAAACAATTTTAAAATAAATCAATACAAATTGTAAGGTAGGCATAATCATATTAGAAGTAAAGCAGATGAAAGGAATGAGGAGAAGTAAGCTAATGCGCGCCTAAATTGCATAACTACTCAAGAAGGCTGTTAACTGTTAACGGTTGACTGTCAACGGTCAACGGTCAACAGCCCTCATGAGGGATTGTGCAACTTAAAAGCAGAATAGCTTAACAAGAAAAATGTAGAAATGCAGCTATGGGGCTGATGTTGCTAAATTAACAAGAGATAATCACAATACGCTAGCTGCAATCAACAATGGTATCTACTTCTACAGCGTTCTCAGATATTAAAGGCCATTGGGCAAGGTCATTTATTGAAGCTTTATCAGGGCGGCGCTTGATCAATGGGTATCCTAACGGTACTTTTCGCCCAGATAACTCAGTAACTCGTGCTGAATTTGCTGCCCTTATTGCAAAAGTCTTTACAGTTACTTCTAAGCGGAAATATTCCCCGTTTACTGATGTACCAACTAATCATTGGGCAGCCACTGTTATTAAAAATGCTTATGAAGCAGGGTTTATTTCTGGATACCCTGATAAAACTTTCCGCCCCAATAATAGAATTTCTCGGGGTGATGTTTTAGTGGCAATAGTTAATGGCTTGGAAATTGCTACTAAGATAAAACCTGACTTAGTTAATAAATTGTCACAATATTATACAGATGCGACTGCGATCGCCAGCTATGCCAAAAATCAAGTAGCTATTGCTACGAGTGCAGGGTTAGTAGTTAACTACCCAAATCTCAAATTACTCAACCCTAATCTAGCCGCAACCCGTGCTGATTTAGCGGTCATAGCCTATCAAGCTTTGGTATATCTGGGGCAAGCAGAAAAAATTACCTCTACGTACTTAGTGCCATCGCCAAACCCACCTGTGGTAGTGGTACCTCCAAAGCCACCTGTAGTAGTAGATCCTCAGCCACCTGTGGTAGTAGTAGATCCTCAGCCACCTGTAGTAGTAGTAGATCCTCAGCCACCTGTAGTAGTAGATCCTCAGCCACCTGTAGTAGTAGTAGATCCTCAGCCACCTGTGGTAGTAGTACCTCCAGTTGAGCCGCCTAAGGTAGAAGTACCACAGAATACTGTGAGGCTAAGTCATCAAAGGGAGTTTCGTGGAGCATGGGTAGCAACTGTTTGGAATGGTGATTGGCCTTCTAAACCTGGACTACCTGTTGCACAACAGAAATCGGAACTAGTTGCGATTATTACTCGATTACAACAACTCAACTTTAATGCCTTAATTTTACAGGTGCGTCCAGAAGGGGATGCTGTGTATGCTTCGACTTTAGAACCTTGGAGTGCTTGGATTACCGGAACTCAGGGAAAAGCACCAGATCCATATTATGATCCCTTAGAATTTGCGATCGCAGAATGCCACAAGCGCAACATTGAAGTTCATGCTTGGTTTAACCCTTACCGCGCTAAGACTAGTATCAATAGCGGAATTAATGTTAGTCCCCATATAGCTGTCACGAATCCAGACGTGGTTTATAAATGGGGCAATCAATTGTGGATGGATCCAGGGATTAAAATTGTTCAGGACAGGGCTTATAACGTTATTCTTGATGTTGTGCGTCGGTATGATATCGATGGCGTTCACTTAGACGACTATTTTTATCCTTATCCCATATCTGGGCAAACTTTCCCCGACAACAAAACCTATGACACTTACAAAAACGCTGGCGGTGGACTTAGCTTAGGCGATTGGCGACGAGAAAATGTCAATCTGATGGTGCTGCGGTTATCGGAAGGAATCAAAGCCACAAAGCCGCACGTTAAATTTGGCATTAGTCCCTTTGGAATTTATCGCCCTGGACAACCAGCAGGTATTACGGGCTTAGATGCCTATAATGTCCTGTATGCTGACTCCAAGAAATGGTTAGAACTGGGCTGGGTTGATTATATTGCGCCTCAACTTTATTGGCGTACCGACCAAACACAACAAAGTTATCCTGCTTTACTCAATTGGTGGACACAGGTAAACACCAAGCAAAAACACGTTTACGCTGGTAACAATTTGACCGAACCCAGCAACAAGAGTCGGGAAAGTGAAGAGATTGAAAAGCAGGTAATATTTAGTCGTAGCCAAGCTGGAAGGTATTCCCTGGGTAATATCTTCTTTAATTTGGGTGTTTTGATGGAAAATAGCCAAGGTATTGCTGATAAATTCCAAACTCAAATTTATAGCAAACCTGCCATTTCTCCTACTTGGTCTTCCCAAATTACCACAGCACCAGCAGCACCCACGGGGCTAGTTTATGTGAACGGTAAACTCAATTGGAAACCTGGAGACGATCAGCAAGTTCGTTCTTGGACACTTTATCGCCAAACTACTGATGGCTGGGTAATTCAGCGCATTTTATCTGCTGGTACAAACTTTGCTACTGTCGGCCCAGGAACATACGCTGTGTGCGCCGTCGATAGGCTAGCGAATGAAAGCCAGGGAGTGATGATTACAGTCAATTAAATGGGAAAGGGGAAAAGGGGAAGGGGGAAAGGGAAAGGGAAAGAAACAACCTTTCACCCTTTCTCCAAAAAATTACTTTTCGGTTAAGGAGAAAAAGGGGAATGGGAAAAGAGAAAGAAACAACCTTTCACCCTTACCCTTTAACCTTTTCCCCCAAAAATTTACATAGGTATTTGAATCAGGAATTCTGTACCTTCACCTAAAATAGAGTTACAAATCAAACGCCCGTTGTGAGTTTCTTCCACAATTTGACGTGCGATCGCTAATCCTAAACCAGTGCCTTTACCAACTCCTTTGGTGGTAAATAGATGATCGAATATCTTGTGTTTGACTTCCTCAGACATTCCTGTACCGTTATCTTGAATGCTAATTACTGCTTGTTTACCATCTCCACTTTTAGTCGTGCGAATTGTAATTTGATTGGGGTTGGCTTGAATTTCGGCAAAGCTGCGTCCAGTATTTGACTCTTCTAAAGCATCGATCGCATTCGCCAACAAGTTCATAAATACTTGGTTTAATTGTCCGGCAAAGCATTCTACCATTGGTAGCTCCCCATATTCTTTGACAATCTCTATAGCTGGATGATGTTCGTTAGCTTTTAAGCGATGCTTGAGAATTAAAATTGTGCTGTCGATACCTTCGTGAATATTAAACGGGACTTTGTAGGCTTTATCGGCTCTGGAGAAAGTGCGTAAACTGGTGCTAATATTACCAATGCGTTCAATGCCCAATGACATCGAATCTAGCAATTTAGGTAAATCTTCGCGCAGATATTCTAAGTCAATAGAGGCAATTTTATCTTCTATTGCCGCATTGTCATAGGGCAATGTTTCATATAACTCTATTAAATCAAACAAGTCTTGCACATAGTCTTTTGCTGGTTCCAAGTTACCAGCAATAAAGCCCACGGGATTGTTAATTTCATGAGCTACACCAGCTACTAAATTACCTAAAGCTGACATCTTCTCATTCTGCACTAGTTGCAGTTGAGTTTGCTGGAGATGCTGAAGCGCTTGTTCGAGTTGAGTTGCTTGTTGACGAGTTTGCAGCAACAAGTCTGCTTGCTGGAGTGCTACCCCTAATTGAGCAGCTATTTGCTGGGCAAATTGAATTTCCGAACCTCGCCACTCACGGGGGCGATCGCATTGGTGAACGCACAGCAAACCCCACAGTTCACCATTTTGAATAATTGCGACAACTAGGGAGGCTTTGACATGAAATTGTTCTAAAATCGCACGATGGCAATCTAGTACCTGGGCTGAATCTAAGTCAGCCATAGCGCAGATCCGCCCTTGTTTATAAAGGTTGGCGTAGTCTTCGCCAAAGCAATGATCTTTAACGTTAACAGCTAGAGCAGAAGGAAATTCGGGGATGACATCTTCGGCAATAAAGTGGCCATATTCATACTTGGATTTTGCCTCAAATTGATAAATGCCAACGCGATCGGCATTTAAAATTCGTCGCATATTTTGGGTAACTGCACAAAATATGGCATCCAAGTCTAAAGACTCTCGCATCTGCGTTACCACATCAAACAAGGTTTTCTGTTTTTTGAGGGATTGTGCTAGTTTTTGGGCATTAGCTTGCGATTCTTGATAAAGGCGGGCATTTTCTAGAGAAATTGCTCCTTGAGTACATAATAAATTGAGTAAAGTGAGGCGATCGCTGGTAAAAGCTCCAACTGTCAGGTGATTTTCTAAATAAAGAATGCCTAGCAGCTTACCTTGGTGGATAATTGGCGTACACAACAAACTTTTGGGCTGTTGGGAAATAATGTAAGCATCAACCATCAAAATGGGATCTATGGTTGCATTGTCAATGGTTGCGGCTTGCAGAGTGCGTTTAACACTGTTAATCAAAGAAATTGGGACATCTAGAGATTCTTCTAAAGGCAGCGATCGCATCAGTGTAGGTGATTCCCCTAATGTAGCAATGGCTTCTAGTACTAACTTTTCTTGTTTCTGTAGCAGTAATACACCTTTATCTGCACCAGCATTTTCCATGACTACAGACAGCAAAGTTGAAAGTAGCTTTTCTAAATGAATTTCGCTAGAGAGAGCGTGAGAAGCTTTGATAATAGTTGCCAAATCGAGAAATTCTGAAACTGTATGATCGCTTAATGTCGTGCTGCTGCTTTCAGAGACAGTACTAGCAATGGTTGTGGTTGCATTCAAAGAATATTGTTGTCTTTGCAACATACTCTTGAGCAATTGGGGATAGCGCTGTTCTAAATCTTCGATTTTGGCTTTGGCTCCCCAACGAGCATAGCCGTAATAAGCTTCTTGTAGATAAGCTTGAGCTACTTTCTCTTTACCACAATCTAAATAGAAGCTAGCAGCAAGTTCATTAGCCAGTGCTTCGTCACGCAGATAACCATTTTCTTTAGCCCCTGCAATGGCGCGATCGTACATTTCCATTGCTTGCCATTTTTCCCCAAATAGCCGTTGATATTCTGCCTCGACTAAATCAAATTTGTATTGGCAATTCATGGGCGCATAATGCGCCCAATTTTTCATTTTCTCTTGATTTGTTGTGATTTTTGCAACTAACTTCTCTTTGTCTACAACCAGATTTTCTCTATAGGCTGCCAACTGTGTCAGAGAATCATAAAAGTAAAATATGGGAACATAAGCAAAGCCTGCAGCACCATCTACATATTGTTCTGTAAGTGCAGCATCTGCAACCGCTTGTTGATAGTTGCCCAGCAAATAGTTCAACAGCAATTTATGAGAGTATAGATAAAAAACACCTAGTCTATCATTAGCTTGTAAATGCTGAGTTAGCATTTTTTCTTCGTCGTAATATTCTCCCTGTAAATATTCAATAACACTTCTGCCTGTGCGTAAATCATGTATTGATTGTTGCAACATTTGGAAATATTGTAAACAAGCTATCTGCTTAATTTGATTGATAGAATCGCTCAAAGCAAATACTTCTCGTTGCAACTCAGATAATTCTTTTTCTATGCCTGCAAAATAGGTAAATCCGCAGTACATTACGGCTGAGTAGCCAGCAAATTGTAAATCCCCAGTTTCTAGACCAATATAATAAGCTGAACGCAAAGGTATTAAAGTTTCTTTGACAGCAATTTTCCAATGCTTGACAAACCCATAAACCATAGATTGAACTTTACATTCCAGTTCTTTGGCTTTGAGTTGGGGTAATAAATCTAAAGCGAGTTTACCAAATTGATAACCTGTTTCAAAATCTCCTACTATGGCGCTAAGAATGAGAGCATAACAGGCATAACTATGGGTAGAAATGGCAGTATTGCCATATTTAATTGATAAACTTACCTGTTTAAAATAAATTAACGGATAAAGTGCCGGCACTGCTAAATAGCTAGCTGCTGAGATGCTAGATAATATTTGCATCGCTGCTAACTGAATGCGATCGCTCATTACAGGTAAGTTAATTAATTCGGCAATTCCTTTGTCTTGCCAAAGGCTTTGAGTTGCTTGTAATCCGGCTATAATATCAGCTTGGCTGGGTTCTGTAGGAAATTCTATGCCCAATAATTTGAGAAATTGTAGCCCATTATTTACTGCTTCTACAGATTTATTTTGTGCTACCAAAGCCTGATTTTTAACGTCATATACTTTAACTTGATCCAATAGGCTTTTTGCTTCTTTAAGCAAAATTTCCGCTAATTTTTCCATCTCAGCAAAGTTACCACTGAGATAAGCAACTTCTACTGATGCTTCGTATAAACTTAACGTCAAATTATATTGACTTTGCCAATAATCATCAGCTAATAACTGCCGCCCTATCGTCAAATATTCCCAAGCAGCACTGTAAGCCGTAGCATTCTTGGCTTTGTATCCTGCTTGGAAATTTAATTGAGCTAATTCATGTTTCTCATCCTGTGAAGTGAGTAATTCAACTCCTTGATTTAACTGATTGACAATCTGAAATATTTGCTCTTCTATTTGCGCTTTGGGAGTATTCTTTAACATTAATCTCCCGATATTTAAATGGGTAAATTTTTTCTGCGCTTCTGGAATGAGAAAATAAGCTGCTTGTTGTACACGATCATGTAAAAACTTATAGGTAGGAGTTTGAGAATTTTGATATTTGAATGATTTGGTATCGGGATGATTCTCAACTTCTTGAAAGAACTTATAAACCTCACTTTGCGGTAAAATTAACCCAGATTCCAAAGCAGACCATAATTCTGCAGCAGCTGCTACTAGAGATTTTTGTCTTACAGTTGCTAGTGTCGTTAAATCAAAAGTGTTACCAATGCAAGCAGCTAATTTTAAAACATCTTGAGTGGCTGGAGGCAATTTCTGTAATTGCATAGACATAAACTCAACCACATCATCTGTGAGTGCTAAGGCATTAACTTTAGCAATATCGCATTCCCAATAGCCTTGCTCGACATTAAAAGTAATTAATCCTTCTTCATATAAAACCTTGAGAAATTGATTGTTGAAAAAGGGATTACCTTGAGTTTTCTGATATACCAATTTTGTTAAAGGTAATGCCAGTTCCAGGGAACAACTCAGTGTATCAGCAATTAGTTGGTTAATCTGAGATAATTTTAGAGGAGGTAATGTCAGGGTATTGATATTAGCCCCAGCTACTTGGATTTCATTTAAAGTTACTATTAAAGGATGAGCTGGAGAAACTTCATTATCTCGATAGGCTCCCATCAATAAGAGATAGCCAATATCGCTTTCGCTCATCAATAATTCCATCAACTTTAAAGAAGCCAAATCTGCCCATTGCAAATCATCAAGGAAGATGACAAGGGGGTGTTTTTTGGTAGTAAAAATAGCAATAAATTTTTGGAATAGTAAATTAAAACGATTTTGAGATGCATTTCCTCCTAATTCAGGTACAGGTGGTTGCACACCAATAATTTGTTCTAATTCGGGAATTACTTCCACAATTACCTGTGCATTCTCACCCAAGGCTGTGAGAACTTGACTTTTCCATTTTTGCAATTGTGCATCACTTTCTGACAGTAATTGCAGCATCAAATTACGTAAAGCTTGCACAAAAGCAGAGAAGGGAATATTGCGATTAAATTGGTCAAATTTACCTTTAATGAAGTAGCCTCGCTTCTGCACAATTGGCTTGTGAACTTCATTGACAACAGCAGTTTTCCCAATCCCAGAAAAGCCTGCTACTAATACCATTTCCTTAGCACCTATACTGACTCGCTTAAATGCTGTCAGCAGCTTTTCAACTTCTGCCGTTCTGCCATAAAGTTTATCAGGGATAAGAAAGCGATCGCACACATCCCGCCTTCCAATCGGGAAACTTTCAATCTTAGCTGTTGTCTGTAGTTGTTCTAAGCAATTTTCTAAATCATATTTCAACCCTAAAGCACTCTGATAGCGGTCTTCCGCATTTTTCGCCAGCAGTTTCATCACAATATCGTAAAGTACCTGCGGTATTCCTTCCCTATTTCCTGTTCCCTGTTCCCTATTCCCTAATGCCGTAGGCATTTTAGCAATATGACAATGTACCAACTCCATCGGATCGTTTGATTGAAATGGTAATTCTCCGGTGAGTATTTCGTAAAAAGTCACACCCAAAGAATAAAAGTCTGTACGGTAATCAATCCCGCGATTCATCCTCCCTGTCTGTTCTGGCGATAAATAAGCGAGTGTGCCTTCCAATACATTAGGACTAATAAGTGTTTGAGTTTCTCGTGGTAGTAAAGATGCAATACTAAAGTCAATTAATTTAATTTGCTTGGTTTCGGGATTAATTAAAATATTCGCAGGTTTTATATCCTTATGAATAATGCGATGGCGGTAAAGAATATCTAATGTATTGCACAGTGCGATCGCAATTTGGAAAAACTCCATTAAGCTCAATACATTTGTTCTAATTTTATACCATTGGCTCAGAGCGATTCCGCCAAAATCCTCCATAACTAACACATAGCCATTCTGATATGCTTCCAGGCTGTATGTCCCAATAATTAGTGGTGATTGCAGATTTTTAGCAATAGTGTACTGATTGCGAAACTGTACCAATTCGTTGAAACTAGGATAAGAATTTTTTAATAGTTTCAATACCACAGGTTTATTGTCAGCCTCTCGAAATCCTCGATAAACCAGCGTTCTGGAACCGTTGTAGATTTCTTCACTAACGCGATAACCAGGAATATGAGGAATACTAACTTCGATGCTAACCATAATAATTGGATTATTAAATCTGTGTTCCCAGAAATTTAGTATTCCCAACTATTTTCAGCATTTTATAAATGAGTAAATAAACTTTACCTCGCCCAGGTTAGATGTAAACAGCACTTACGCAACTGGCACAGTGATTCTCTGACATAAGAGTCAAGAGTCAAAAGTCAAGGGTCAAAAATTTAGGTTTTTTGGACTCTTGACTTTTGACCCTGGACAAACCTAAACGAAAAAAATATGACACTTGCGTAAGTTTTAGTAAAGAGTAGATAAATTGCATATCTCTAACAATCCAGTTTGAATTCTAGAACTATTTTTTACGTAGACAAGTAACAGAAAATAACGAATAAATTTATAGAGATTCTTTTCAAGCTCCTAATATTAGGAGCAGATTTGGCGAGATATATTGTTATTTATGCAAGTTAGCGCTCAAATACAGTTATAAATGCCTAAATTTGTCTCAAAAGCACTTGGCACCCCCAAAGTCAAAAACAGTGAGAGTGCCAAGTAGCTTTATGTTTAGGGTCTTTATAATGGCTGACCCCATTTAAAATGAGAGGTTTTATTGTTTATTTACAATCTCACGCAATCAGCAATAATTTCTAATACTTAACAATTTCTTTAGATTCTCAGGTAGAGAAATGTTTTCTAGTAACTGTTTTGCTATCTGAT contains the following coding sequences:
- a CDS encoding helix-turn-helix transcriptional regulator produces the protein MRNSLQMLFEAINQAQNEQELRSQVVPKLGEYFTTKKCGVFFFDQLRLLDRKLQKILEIALSIEHNPVARYLVERHTPVHEALVTSPHVWRMICPRSDHWHVMAGPIVSEGKLVGAIGFTREQKMAAFDAQNLADLSALCLHLSIWNATMRSQSHNFKCDRLTPRELQIAELVALGYTNAEIGQQLWITENSVKQALKRMFRKLEVSSRAEMVAQLAAVAQHSSPITNKIQQIAGT
- a CDS encoding sulfurtransferase — its product is MSQYAHPEVLIDTQWLMDRLNDSSVRVVEVDMSPEPYKNAHIPGAVFWNIFTDILTPDLRINLDPTSIEKLLSRSGISPDTTVVAYGSYPGTGGWIFWLLQLFGHNRVYILNGGYQKWVAEGRPLATELSTFTPTHYQAKAPDANLRVLLAEVQASLQQTERVLLDVRTPQEYNGELFMMQPPQGTERAGHIPGAVHIEHTLTLNADGTFKSAEQLHQIYSSKGITPDKEVFPYCAIGGRSAYTWFVLKYLLGYPKVRNYDGSWNEWGRLPDALIEQSSIIV
- a CDS encoding glycoside hydrolase family 10 protein; this translates as MVSTSTAFSDIKGHWARSFIEALSGRRLINGYPNGTFRPDNSVTRAEFAALIAKVFTVTSKRKYSPFTDVPTNHWAATVIKNAYEAGFISGYPDKTFRPNNRISRGDVLVAIVNGLEIATKIKPDLVNKLSQYYTDATAIASYAKNQVAIATSAGLVVNYPNLKLLNPNLAATRADLAVIAYQALVYLGQAEKITSTYLVPSPNPPVVVVPPKPPVVVDPQPPVVVVDPQPPVVVVDPQPPVVVDPQPPVVVVDPQPPVVVVPPVEPPKVEVPQNTVRLSHQREFRGAWVATVWNGDWPSKPGLPVAQQKSELVAIITRLQQLNFNALILQVRPEGDAVYASTLEPWSAWITGTQGKAPDPYYDPLEFAIAECHKRNIEVHAWFNPYRAKTSINSGINVSPHIAVTNPDVVYKWGNQLWMDPGIKIVQDRAYNVILDVVRRYDIDGVHLDDYFYPYPISGQTFPDNKTYDTYKNAGGGLSLGDWRRENVNLMVLRLSEGIKATKPHVKFGISPFGIYRPGQPAGITGLDAYNVLYADSKKWLELGWVDYIAPQLYWRTDQTQQSYPALLNWWTQVNTKQKHVYAGNNLTEPSNKSRESEEIEKQVIFSRSQAGRYSLGNIFFNLGVLMENSQGIADKFQTQIYSKPAISPTWSSQITTAPAAPTGLVYVNGKLNWKPGDDQQVRSWTLYRQTTDGWVIQRILSAGTNFATVGPGTYAVCAVDRLANESQGVMITVN
- a CDS encoding AAA family ATPase; translation: MVSIEVSIPHIPGYRVSEEIYNGSRTLVYRGFREADNKPVVLKLLKNSYPSFNELVQFRNQYTIAKNLQSPLIIGTYSLEAYQNGYVLVMEDFGGIALSQWYKIRTNVLSLMEFFQIAIALCNTLDILYRHRIIHKDIKPANILINPETKQIKLIDFSIASLLPRETQTLISPNVLEGTLAYLSPEQTGRMNRGIDYRTDFYSLGVTFYEILTGELPFQSNDPMELVHCHIAKMPTALGNREQGTGNREGIPQVLYDIVMKLLAKNAEDRYQSALGLKYDLENCLEQLQTTAKIESFPIGRRDVCDRFLIPDKLYGRTAEVEKLLTAFKRVSIGAKEMVLVAGFSGIGKTAVVNEVHKPIVQKRGYFIKGKFDQFNRNIPFSAFVQALRNLMLQLLSESDAQLQKWKSQVLTALGENAQVIVEVIPELEQIIGVQPPVPELGGNASQNRFNLLFQKFIAIFTTKKHPLVIFLDDLQWADLASLKLMELLMSESDIGYLLLMGAYRDNEVSPAHPLIVTLNEIQVAGANINTLTLPPLKLSQINQLIADTLSCSLELALPLTKLVYQKTQGNPFFNNQFLKVLYEEGLITFNVEQGYWECDIAKVNALALTDDVVEFMSMQLQKLPPATQDVLKLAACIGNTFDLTTLATVRQKSLVAAAAELWSALESGLILPQSEVYKFFQEVENHPDTKSFKYQNSQTPTYKFLHDRVQQAAYFLIPEAQKKFTHLNIGRLMLKNTPKAQIEEQIFQIVNQLNQGVELLTSQDEKHELAQLNFQAGYKAKNATAYSAAWEYLTIGRQLLADDYWQSQYNLTLSLYEASVEVAYLSGNFAEMEKLAEILLKEAKSLLDQVKVYDVKNQALVAQNKSVEAVNNGLQFLKLLGIEFPTEPSQADIIAGLQATQSLWQDKGIAELINLPVMSDRIQLAAMQILSSISAASYLAVPALYPLIYFKQVSLSIKYGNTAISTHSYACYALILSAIVGDFETGYQFGKLALDLLPQLKAKELECKVQSMVYGFVKHWKIAVKETLIPLRSAYYIGLETGDLQFAGYSAVMYCGFTYFAGIEKELSELQREVFALSDSINQIKQIACLQYFQMLQQSIHDLRTGRSVIEYLQGEYYDEEKMLTQHLQANDRLGVFYLYSHKLLLNYLLGNYQQAVADAALTEQYVDGAAGFAYVPIFYFYDSLTQLAAYRENLVVDKEKLVAKITTNQEKMKNWAHYAPMNCQYKFDLVEAEYQRLFGEKWQAMEMYDRAIAGAKENGYLRDEALANELAASFYLDCGKEKVAQAYLQEAYYGYARWGAKAKIEDLEQRYPQLLKSMLQRQQYSLNATTTIASTVSESSSTTLSDHTVSEFLDLATIIKASHALSSEIHLEKLLSTLLSVVMENAGADKGVLLLQKQEKLVLEAIATLGESPTLMRSLPLEESLDVPISLINSVKRTLQAATIDNATIDPILMVDAYIISQQPKSLLCTPIIHQGKLLGILYLENHLTVGAFTSDRLTLLNLLCTQGAISLENARLYQESQANAQKLAQSLKKQKTLFDVVTQMRESLDLDAIFCAVTQNMRRILNADRVGIYQFEAKSKYEYGHFIAEDVIPEFPSALAVNVKDHCFGEDYANLYKQGRICAMADLDSAQVLDCHRAILEQFHVKASLVVAIIQNGELWGLLCVHQCDRPREWRGSEIQFAQQIAAQLGVALQQADLLLQTRQQATQLEQALQHLQQTQLQLVQNEKMSALGNLVAGVAHEINNPVGFIAGNLEPAKDYVQDLFDLIELYETLPYDNAAIEDKIASIDLEYLREDLPKLLDSMSLGIERIGNISTSLRTFSRADKAYKVPFNIHEGIDSTILILKHRLKANEHHPAIEIVKEYGELPMVECFAGQLNQVFMNLLANAIDALEESNTGRSFAEIQANPNQITIRTTKSGDGKQAVISIQDNGTGMSEEVKHKIFDHLFTTKGVGKGTGLGLAIARQIVEETHNGRLICNSILGEGTEFLIQIPM